In the Populus trichocarpa isolate Nisqually-1 chromosome 1, P.trichocarpa_v4.1, whole genome shotgun sequence genome, GCTTCTTTGGGAGCTTGCTGGCCTTAATTTTCACCATCTCTCTATATTCTTCAAATCGTGCTAGAGTTTTTTGCATGCTGTGAACCTTCAGCACTCTTTCAATTCGACCACAATGGTTTTCACTCTTTAACCAGCTCGTTCGGCATatgatttcaacaatttttcGTGATGAGTCACCTTCCACAAGTTCGGTGACTGTCAAAAGGAGAAATATAATGAGCTGCTGATAAGGAAAGCTGCTCTGAAATCTCAAGAACAGCAAAccacttaaaattaattgactTGGAGTTGGAGAGACCAGCATCAAAATGAAATACCAGTTTAAATTGTTTCGTGTACAAGTATATAAAGCTAAAAGTGATCAAAACCAACCAATTACTACGCCTCTCTTCAGCTTCACTAAAATTTGGAGGTTTCAGAAGAGGATCTAGCAGGATAAAAGAAATGGCTTGTTGCGGAGCatctaataaattataaaatttagattttgaacTATAAAGAACAATTTGATGCCGGTTAAGAATCTGGTTCGAATTAACAGCAAGGTAAATGGAAAACTCAATTCAATTGCCGCAAAGCCTGCAGCGTAATCTTGTCTTGAAAAAACCTTGACCACTATCTAGAGCAGTCAATGATCTCAAAAGTAGAAAGGGAGAAGGTTCTCACTCAAATCTGAGGTCAGAATAAAATGTGTGGCTGCTACTGTGAGGATATGAGAACAATGAAGGGACAAAAGCAAAcctcaaagattttttttatactaaaaaatacaCACAAAAAGGGATTGAGAAGTTATATGGAAGATGTATAgattaacaaataatttcaatttggaGTTTCTTACCAGCATGCTTGGAGAGATGATGATTTTCAGCAGCTTCCCATTTGTTAAACTGCTCTCCACATTTATGGCAAGTGAGTGTAGAAGAACCATTAAACTTTGTCTCAAGAGAGACCCTACTGCTTGAATGTCCACCAGCACCAAATATACCAGAACCTCCAAATCCAGGCGCTTCTCTGTctgataaaagaaaatgagactTTCTTGGAGGAGTAGCTGTGTTCCTAATTGAAGGGTTGAAATAGTGCATTGTAGGATGTCCTCCAGGTCCTGGGGTTCCTTGCCTTAAAGTACCAACAAAAGTTGAACCAACAGCGCCGTTACTACCACCACTAGCACCATTATGGCTGTTACCATGACTAATAACACCACTACCAACCCCTTCTTGGAACCCGCCAAAACCTGTGATTTTGAGCTCACACCTTGAGTTACTTAAAATAACTTCATGGGTTAATGGGTTAAGAAAGTCACTGCTTCCAATGGATCTTGGACTACAACTTGGTGGCTTCTCCATGTGCCTTTTGCTTCCATGTATGACATCTTTGAGATTTGCTATGGACCTTGAACACCCAGACCTTCCTGCTTTTCTCGTCAAGATTGTACTCATATGCTTTGTCGATTTTGGGTCGTGAACTTCTGATGGCTCTGATTTGCAATGTAGAGATCTCTTCAAAGAGAACCAAACTGTTGGCATGCTTCTACCTTCTACTGTCCTTCACTCCTTTCTTTTGCTTCTTGGGCTTCAAAACCACAACTTTCCAAAGTAAAACTCCTCTACATGCATCAGTTCTAAAAAGCACATCATCACTTTGcatttcccattttttttctttttccaccaTGAAAGCTAGCTAAAAAGAAGTATCTGAATATACATACCATTAGTCACTATATAGCCTACTTTTGCTACAGAACTTTCTTTCCCTGCAATTTCCTTTCTACTAATCAAGCATGCTTAAGAACTAAGAAGAATCAAGAACCAAAATTTCTCATGAAGCATCCAAAAAAATCTGAACTTTTTTCTACAGTGCAGGCTCGTTGGGTGTCTTCCATATTGAGAACAACCAccagttgaagaaaaaatttggCGCTTTTACTAAAATGGGTGTCC is a window encoding:
- the LOC18095881 gene encoding uncharacterized protein LOC18095881 isoform X3, coding for MPTVWFSLKRSLHCKSEPSEVHDPKSTKHMSTILTRKAGRSGCSRSIANLKDVIHGSKRHMEKPPSCSPRSIGSSDFLNPLTHEVILSNSRCELKITGFGGFQEGVGSGVISHGNSHNGASGGSNGAVGSTFVGTLRQGTPGPGGHPTMHYFNPSIRNTATPPRKSHFLLSDREAPGFGGSGIFGAGGHSSSRVSLETKFNGSSTLTCHKCGEQFNKWEAAENHHLSKHAVTELVEGDSSRKIVEIICRTSWLKSENHCGRIERVLKVHSMQKTLARFEEYREMVKIKASKLPKKHPRCIADGNELLRFYGTTVACSLGVNGSSSLCVSEKCCVCRIIRNGFSVKKELKGGVGVFTTSTSGRAFECIEIFEDDPCIRKALIVCRVIAGRVHRPLENIQEISSQTGFDSLAGKVTLFFWSFS
- the LOC18095881 gene encoding uncharacterized protein LOC18095881 isoform X1, with protein sequence MPTVWFSLKRSLHCKSEPSEVHDPKSTKHMSTILTRKAGRSGCSRSIANLKDVIHGSKRHMEKPPSCSPRSIGSSDFLNPLTHEVILSNSRCELKITGFGGFQEGVGSGVISHGNSHNGASGGSNGAVGSTFVGTLRQGTPGPGGHPTMHYFNPSIRNTATPPRKSHFLLSDREAPGFGGSGIFGAGGHSSSRVSLETKFNGSSTLTCHKCGEQFNKWEAAENHHLSKHAVTELVEGDSSRKIVEIICRTSWLKSENHCGRIERVLKVHSMQKTLARFEEYREMVKIKASKLPKKHPRCIADGNELLRFYGTTVACSLGVNGSSSLCVSEKCCVCRIIRNGFSVKKELKGGVGVFTTSTSGRAFECIEIFEDDPCIRKALIVCRVIAGRVHRPLENIQEISSQTGFDSLAGKVGLYSNIEELYLLNPKALLPCFVVTLFFWSFS
- the LOC18095881 gene encoding uncharacterized protein LOC18095881 isoform X2 is translated as MPTVWFSLKRSLHCKSEPSEVHDPKSTKHMSTILTRKAGRSGCSRSIANLKDVIHGSKRHMEKPPSCSPRSIGSSDFLNPLTHEVILSNSRCELKITGFGGFQEGVGSGVISHGNSHNGASGGSNGAVGSTFVGTLRQGTPGPGGHPTMHYFNPSIRNTATPPRKSHFLLSDREAPGFGGSGIFGAGGHSSSRVSLETKFNGSSTLTCHKCGEQFNKWEAAENHHLSKHAVTELVEGDSSRKIVEIICRTSWLKSENHCGRIERVLKVHSMQKTLARFEEYREMVKIKASKLPKKHPRCIADGNELLRFYGTTVACSLGVNGSSSLCVSEKCCVCRIIRNGFSVKKELKGGVGVFTTSTSGRAFECIEIFEDDPCIRKALIVCRVIAGRVHRPLENIQEISSQTGFDSLAGKVGLYSNIEELYLLNPKALLPCFVVICKS